A region from the Polaribacter sp. Hel1_33_78 genome encodes:
- a CDS encoding DEAD/DEAH box helicase produces MTTFKDLDLSNQLFNSIKELCFTHPTPIQEAVYYPIYKGKNVTEITQPSAGKTLVYMTSILRDLKFSKQITLRVLAVVPTRKFLIQLY; encoded by the coding sequence ATGACTACTTTTAAAGATTTAGACCTTTCTAATCAACTTTTTAATAGTATTAAAGAGTTATGCTTTACACATCCAACCCCCATTCAAGAAGCTGTATATTACCCAATATATAAAGGAAAAAATGTGACGGAAATTACCCAGCCAAGTGCAGGAAAAACATTAGTCTATATGACATCAATTCTTAGAGATTTAAAATTCTCTAAACAAATTACTCTTAGAGTTTTAGCGGTAGTTCCAACACGTAAATTTTTAATACAACTTTATTAA
- the trmD gene encoding tRNA (guanosine(37)-N1)-methyltransferase TrmD: protein MRIDIISVAPKLLESPFNHSIIKRAQNKGLTEIVIHDLREYGLGNYKQIDDTQFGGGAGMVMMIEPISNCIKKLESERNYDEIIYMTPDAQTLNQGTANTLSLKENILILTGHYKGVDQRIRDKYITKEISIGDYVLTGGELAAAVLVDAIVRLIPGVIGDEQSALTDSFQDNLLSPPVYTRPSEFEGMKVPEVLLSGNFPKIDDWRNEQAYKRTEEIRPDLLNDE from the coding sequence ATGCGAATAGATATTATTTCAGTAGCACCCAAATTATTAGAAAGCCCTTTTAATCATTCTATTATTAAACGTGCTCAGAATAAAGGTTTGACAGAAATTGTAATTCATGATTTACGAGAATATGGTTTAGGTAATTACAAACAAATAGATGACACTCAATTTGGTGGAGGTGCAGGAATGGTCATGATGATTGAACCCATTTCAAATTGCATTAAAAAGTTAGAATCTGAGAGAAATTATGATGAAATAATTTATATGACTCCAGATGCACAAACCTTAAATCAAGGAACTGCAAACACCCTTTCTTTAAAAGAAAATATACTTATTTTAACCGGTCATTATAAAGGGGTAGATCAAAGAATTCGAGATAAATATATCACTAAAGAAATCTCCATTGGAGATTATGTTTTAACCGGTGGAGAATTAGCAGCTGCTGTTTTAGTAGATGCTATTGTTCGTTTGATACCTGGTGTTATTGGTGATGAACAATCTGCCTTAACCGATTCTTTTCAGGATAATTTATTATCACCTCCAGTATACACAAGACCTTCCGAGTTTGAGGGAATGAAAGTGCCTGAAGTACTATTATCTGGTAATTTTCCAAAAATTGATGACTGGAGAAATGAGCAAGCTTATAAAAGAACTGAAGAAATAAGACCAGATTTACTGAACGATGAATAA
- a CDS encoding glycosyltransferase family 39 protein → MNKFLSFIKKNKAISWVLGFQLFRLILLPFMGLMPQDAYYYLYGQNLSLSYFDHPGMIGYLLRIFTEIFGQSIFTIKFADFIITTLTILSFYKLASYFLSKQKLARAIVLLASTIFVSILSFNSTPDVPLLLFWTLSLICLYKAIFEEKKWFWILGGIAMGLAFNSKYTALLLQIGLIAFLIFSNKYRKLFLSPWFWISLLLSVAVTFPVWYWNYQNEFASFAFQSSERTSSISEFKISPKNFFGAIGHQMFLLLPILFLIFITFTYKYVKRALIKFKIPQAKTLFLLAFFIPTFVGFFSLTPIYWVKLNWMMPSYITGIILAGMFINKKLLKTQIIFSIVFHILVSAQILFYLVPIKSDDTWVGWKELASEIETLPEKKINTFVFSNDNYKTSACLNFFMDEKVYAQNIIGLPALHFDYLGDNLATLNTKNAIFIDSDKRFKNDKLKGTQNPILNKYFDKVIELAPIIIKINNKESRKFWVFFCTNYQYKK, encoded by the coding sequence ATGAATAAGTTTTTATCATTTATAAAAAAGAACAAAGCCATTTCTTGGGTTTTAGGATTTCAATTGTTTAGATTGATTTTACTTCCATTCATGGGATTAATGCCACAAGATGCTTATTATTATCTCTATGGTCAAAATCTGTCTTTATCTTATTTTGATCACCCCGGAATGATAGGCTACCTATTAAGAATCTTTACAGAAATATTTGGTCAATCAATTTTCACAATCAAATTTGCTGATTTTATCATTACAACGTTAACCATACTAAGCTTCTATAAATTAGCTTCTTACTTTTTGTCAAAACAGAAACTAGCAAGAGCGATTGTTCTATTAGCTTCAACCATTTTTGTATCCATTTTATCATTTAATTCTACTCCAGATGTTCCGTTATTGTTATTTTGGACTTTGAGTTTAATCTGCTTATATAAAGCTATTTTTGAAGAAAAAAAGTGGTTCTGGATATTAGGCGGAATTGCCATGGGTTTAGCTTTTAACAGTAAATACACTGCTTTATTATTACAAATAGGTCTTATTGCATTTCTTATTTTTTCAAACAAATACAGAAAATTATTTCTTTCTCCTTGGTTTTGGATTTCTTTACTACTGTCGGTTGCAGTAACATTTCCTGTTTGGTATTGGAACTACCAAAATGAGTTTGCGTCCTTTGCATTTCAATCATCCGAAAGAACGAGTTCTATTTCAGAATTTAAAATATCTCCGAAAAATTTCTTTGGCGCGATTGGGCATCAAATGTTTTTATTATTACCTATTTTATTTTTAATTTTCATCACATTTACATATAAATATGTAAAAAGAGCGTTGATAAAATTTAAAATACCACAGGCCAAAACATTATTTTTACTTGCATTTTTCATTCCAACCTTTGTAGGTTTCTTTAGCCTTACTCCTATTTATTGGGTAAAATTAAATTGGATGATGCCTTCTTACATTACAGGAATCATTTTAGCAGGAATGTTTATCAATAAGAAATTGTTAAAAACTCAAATTATCTTTTCAATAGTATTTCACATACTAGTTAGTGCACAAATTTTATTTTATTTAGTGCCAATTAAAAGTGATGACACTTGGGTTGGATGGAAAGAACTAGCATCCGAAATAGAGACTTTACCAGAAAAAAAAATAAATACTTTCGTTTTTTCTAATGACAATTATAAAACGTCTGCCTGCTTAAACTTTTTTATGGATGAGAAAGTATATGCTCAAAACATTATAGGTTTACCAGCCTTACATTTTGATTATTTAGGCGACAACTTAGCTACGTTAAATACCAAAAATGCTATTTTTATTGACTCTGATAAACGTTTTAAAAATGATAAATTAAAAGGAACTCAAAATCCTATTTTAAATAAATACTTTGATAAAGTAATAGAATTAGCACCAATTATTATTAAAATCAATAATAAAGAATCACGTAAGTTCTGGGTATTCTTTTGTACTAATTATCAATATAAAAAATAA
- the rplS gene encoding 50S ribosomal protein L19, with translation MEALLKFVQDEFVTKKEFADFAAGDTITVYYEIKEGEKVRTQFFRGVVIQRRGAGTSETFTIRKMSGTVGVERIFPVNLPSIQKIEINKKGRVRRARIFYFRGLTGKKARITEKRR, from the coding sequence ATGGAAGCTTTATTAAAGTTTGTTCAAGACGAATTTGTAACAAAAAAAGAATTTGCTGATTTCGCAGCTGGTGATACAATTACGGTTTATTACGAAATTAAAGAGGGTGAAAAAGTACGTACTCAGTTTTTTAGAGGTGTAGTTATTCAAAGAAGAGGTGCAGGAACTTCAGAAACATTTACAATCAGAAAAATGTCTGGTACTGTAGGTGTAGAAAGAATTTTCCCAGTAAACTTACCTTCTATTCAAAAAATTGAAATTAACAAAAAAGGAAGAGTTCGTAGAGCTCGTATTTTCTACTTTAGAGGTCTTACTGGTAAAAAAGCTAGAATTACTGAAAAAAGGAGATAA
- a CDS encoding NADP-dependent isocitrate dehydrogenase: MSKIAKIIYTKTDEAPALATRSFLPIVKAFTKSSNIEIETKDISLASRILANFSNYLPDHQKVEDALTVLGTLAKKPEANIIKLPNISASVPQLKAAIAELQALGYAIPNYPEEIKTDEDKAISALYNKVKGSAVNPVLREGNSDRRAPKAIKNYARKNPHSMGAWSADSKTHVATMKAGDFAHNEKSITTENATSISIQHIAENGTKIVLKDTLNLLPGEIIDATVMSKKALIAFLEEQYEDALDKNVLFSLHMKATMMKVSDPIIFGHAVRVYFDNLFKKHENTFNKIGVDVNNGLGNLLGKLNELPKDKRDEIRDDIRHAFDHGPALAMVNSDKGITNLHIPSDIIIDASMPAMIRTSGRMWNSEGKLQDTKAIIPDSSYAGIYSATIDFCKKNGAFDPTTMGTVPNVGLMAQKAEEYGSHDKTFEITSNGAVQVVDVNGTVLIEHTVEKGDIWRMCQTKDLPIQDWVKLAVTRARASETPAVFWLDKNRAHDAEIIKKVTLYLKNHNTSSLDIRILSPIEATEFTLERIIKGEDTISVSGNVLRDYLTDLFPILEVGTSAKMLSIVPLMNGGGLFETGAGGSAPKHVQQFLEENHLRWDSLGEFLALAVSLEHLGTTNNNPKALVLAETLDDATDKFLDNDKSPSRKVGELDNRGSHFYLALYWAEALAHQNKNASLKAEFKTMAETLRKNEEKIIAELNEIQRTAVNIGGYYKPNEALATKSMRPNSLLNSILA, from the coding sequence ATGAGCAAAATAGCTAAAATCATATATACAAAAACAGACGAAGCTCCGGCATTAGCTACCCGTTCTTTTTTACCAATTGTAAAAGCTTTTACAAAATCATCTAATATAGAAATTGAAACAAAAGACATTTCTTTAGCTTCAAGAATTTTAGCGAATTTTTCAAATTATTTGCCTGATCATCAAAAAGTGGAAGATGCTTTAACTGTTTTAGGAACATTAGCAAAAAAACCAGAAGCAAACATTATAAAATTACCAAATATTAGTGCTTCAGTGCCGCAACTAAAAGCTGCTATCGCAGAATTACAAGCGCTGGGTTATGCTATACCAAATTATCCTGAAGAAATAAAAACGGATGAAGACAAAGCTATTTCTGCACTGTATAACAAAGTAAAAGGTTCTGCCGTAAATCCAGTTTTGCGTGAAGGAAATTCAGACAGAAGAGCACCAAAAGCGATAAAGAATTATGCCCGAAAAAATCCACATTCTATGGGTGCTTGGTCTGCAGATTCTAAAACCCATGTGGCTACAATGAAGGCAGGAGATTTTGCTCATAATGAAAAATCTATAACGACTGAGAACGCAACCTCAATAAGTATCCAACATATTGCAGAAAACGGTACTAAGATAGTTTTGAAAGATACATTAAACTTGTTACCAGGAGAAATTATTGACGCGACTGTAATGAGTAAAAAAGCATTAATTGCCTTTTTAGAAGAACAATATGAAGACGCTTTGGATAAAAATGTATTGTTTTCGTTACATATGAAAGCAACCATGATGAAAGTTAGTGATCCTATTATTTTTGGTCATGCAGTGCGTGTCTATTTTGATAATTTATTTAAAAAGCATGAAAACACTTTTAATAAAATCGGTGTTGATGTAAATAATGGTTTAGGAAATCTTTTAGGAAAACTAAATGAATTACCAAAAGATAAACGTGATGAAATTAGAGATGATATAAGACATGCCTTTGACCACGGACCAGCATTAGCGATGGTTAATTCAGATAAAGGGATAACCAATTTGCATATTCCTTCAGATATAATTATCGATGCTTCCATGCCAGCAATGATTAGAACCTCTGGTAGAATGTGGAACTCAGAAGGGAAGTTACAAGACACGAAAGCAATTATTCCAGATAGTTCTTATGCCGGAATTTATTCTGCAACTATTGATTTTTGTAAAAAAAATGGTGCTTTTGACCCTACAACAATGGGTACTGTGCCTAATGTTGGTTTAATGGCTCAAAAAGCTGAAGAATATGGTTCTCATGATAAAACTTTTGAAATTACTTCTAACGGTGCAGTGCAAGTTGTGGATGTAAACGGAACTGTTTTAATAGAGCACACGGTTGAAAAGGGAGATATATGGAGAATGTGTCAAACGAAAGACTTACCAATTCAAGATTGGGTAAAATTAGCAGTTACTAGAGCAAGAGCATCAGAAACACCTGCTGTTTTTTGGTTAGATAAAAACAGAGCACATGATGCAGAAATCATCAAAAAAGTAACTTTATATCTTAAAAATCATAATACTTCTAGTTTAGACATCAGAATTTTATCGCCTATAGAAGCTACAGAATTTACTTTAGAAAGAATCATAAAAGGAGAAGATACCATTTCTGTTTCTGGTAACGTTTTACGTGATTACTTAACAGATTTATTCCCAATTTTGGAAGTTGGAACATCCGCAAAAATGTTATCTATAGTGCCGTTAATGAATGGTGGAGGGCTTTTTGAAACTGGCGCAGGTGGTTCTGCTCCAAAACACGTACAACAATTTTTAGAAGAAAATCATTTACGTTGGGATTCTTTAGGAGAATTTTTAGCCTTAGCCGTTTCTTTAGAACACTTAGGAACAACAAATAACAATCCGAAAGCTTTAGTATTAGCTGAAACTTTAGATGATGCTACCGACAAATTTTTAGATAATGATAAATCTCCTTCAAGGAAAGTTGGTGAATTAGATAATAGAGGGTCACATTTTTATTTAGCACTATATTGGGCAGAGGCTTTGGCTCATCAAAATAAGAATGCATCGTTAAAAGCAGAGTTTAAAACCATGGCGGAAACTTTGAGAAAAAATGAAGAAAAAATCATCGCAGAGCTAAATGAGATTCAAAGAACAGCGGTAAATATTGGTGGTTATTACAAACCTAATGAAGCGCTAGCGACAAAATCTATGAGGCCAAATAGCCTTTTAAATAGTATTTTAGCTTAA
- a CDS encoding TonB-dependent receptor encodes MLHLKKLLFLISIITLSSFSQEKFTISGTVYDNSNNETLIGVSIYFPELNLGATTNEYGFYSITIPKGMHKIQISYLGFSTINESINVLEKLTKNLYLNEETESLDEIIFEADIEKINIRSPQMSVNKLTSATIKQIPVVLGEADIIKSLILLPGVTSAGEGASGFNVRGGAADQNLILLDEAIVFNSSHLFGFFSVFNPDVIKDVKLYKGGIPARFGGRLSSVLDIYQKEGNSKDFNITGGIGLVSSRLLVEGPIEKEKSSFVVAGRASYAHLFLPLFDNDNKAYFYDLNGKFNYRMNDRNNVFLSTYFGKDVFGISDNFVNKYGNTVLNLRWNHLFSDKIFSNLSLIYSDYFYGLILDFVGFEWDSGITNFNLKYDFKHYLNSKFKLSYGVNNIYIKFNPGEIIPNREDSGIQPEKLIDKYANEFAAYLEAEQKINDKLTLQYGVRFSNFTRLGQDEINVYANNEPVIYNSQFKKYESAEAIGTESYKRKDQLATFSNFEPRVSLSYILSDAASFKMSYNRMAQYLHLLSNTASPTPLDVWAPSGRFIKPQLLDQFALGYFKSIKNGDYSLETEVFYKDIQNRIDYINGANLVANNEIETVILNGQARAYGLEVLFKKNEGKFKGWLAYTLSRSEQQTTGRTANEPGINQGEWYSSPYDKTHDISINASYELSKKWTFNANFLFQTGQPTNYPVGQYEVQGLNVPVFDDNRRNADRLPAYHRLDISATLTPDKNKKRKLQGEWVFGIYNLYGRQNAASINFRQNRETFRNEAVQTSIFGLVPSVTYNFKF; translated from the coding sequence ATGCTTCATTTGAAAAAGTTACTATTTTTAATTTCCATCATAACGTTATCATCTTTTAGCCAGGAAAAATTTACGATAAGTGGTACTGTTTACGACAACTCTAATAATGAAACTTTAATAGGAGTTTCTATTTATTTTCCAGAATTAAACTTAGGGGCAACTACCAATGAGTATGGTTTTTATTCCATAACAATTCCTAAAGGAATGCACAAAATTCAAATTAGCTACTTAGGTTTTTCTACTATCAATGAAAGTATTAACGTATTAGAAAAATTAACTAAAAATTTATATCTAAATGAGGAAACAGAAAGTTTAGATGAAATTATTTTTGAAGCTGACATTGAAAAAATAAATATCAGATCACCTCAAATGAGTGTGAATAAATTAACATCTGCAACTATAAAACAAATTCCTGTTGTTTTAGGTGAAGCAGATATCATAAAGTCTTTAATTCTTTTACCTGGCGTTACAAGCGCAGGGGAAGGCGCTTCAGGTTTTAATGTAAGAGGTGGAGCTGCAGATCAAAATTTAATTTTACTGGATGAAGCTATTGTTTTTAATTCTTCACATTTATTTGGTTTTTTCTCGGTTTTTAATCCTGATGTAATTAAAGATGTAAAATTATATAAAGGTGGAATCCCTGCACGTTTTGGAGGTAGGTTATCTTCAGTTTTAGATATTTATCAAAAAGAAGGAAATAGTAAAGACTTTAATATAACCGGAGGAATTGGTTTGGTTTCCTCAAGATTATTAGTGGAAGGTCCAATAGAAAAAGAAAAAAGTTCTTTCGTTGTAGCGGGTAGAGCTTCTTACGCTCATTTATTTTTACCGCTTTTTGACAATGACAATAAAGCATATTTTTATGATCTAAATGGTAAATTTAATTATAGAATGAATGATAGAAACAACGTATTCTTATCAACTTATTTTGGAAAAGACGTTTTCGGAATTAGCGACAACTTTGTAAATAAATATGGAAATACAGTGCTTAATTTACGCTGGAATCATCTATTTTCTGATAAAATATTCTCTAATTTATCTTTAATTTATTCTGACTATTTCTACGGGTTGATTCTCGACTTTGTTGGTTTTGAATGGGATTCTGGAATCACAAACTTCAATCTAAAATATGATTTTAAACATTATTTAAATAGCAAGTTTAAACTAAGCTATGGTGTTAACAATATTTACATCAAATTTAATCCTGGAGAAATCATACCTAATAGAGAAGACTCTGGGATTCAGCCAGAAAAATTAATAGACAAATACGCCAACGAATTTGCCGCTTATTTAGAAGCTGAACAAAAAATAAATGATAAACTAACGTTACAATACGGAGTCCGTTTTAGTAATTTCACACGCTTAGGACAAGATGAAATTAATGTTTACGCTAATAACGAACCCGTTATATATAATTCGCAATTTAAAAAATACGAATCTGCTGAAGCTATTGGCACAGAATCTTACAAAAGAAAAGATCAATTAGCAACTTTTAGTAATTTTGAACCTAGAGTTTCCTTATCGTATATTTTGAGTGATGCTGCATCATTTAAAATGAGCTATAATAGAATGGCACAATATTTACATTTACTTTCTAATACTGCCTCGCCTACCCCATTGGATGTTTGGGCACCAAGTGGACGTTTTATAAAACCTCAATTATTAGATCAATTTGCCCTTGGATATTTTAAATCTATAAAAAATGGAGATTATTCCTTAGAAACAGAAGTTTTCTATAAAGACATTCAAAATAGAATTGATTATATAAATGGTGCAAACTTAGTTGCTAATAACGAAATTGAGACTGTTATTTTAAATGGTCAAGCAAGAGCTTATGGTTTAGAAGTTTTATTCAAAAAAAATGAAGGAAAATTTAAAGGTTGGTTGGCCTACACATTGTCTAGATCAGAGCAACAAACTACAGGCAGAACTGCAAATGAACCTGGTATTAATCAAGGGGAATGGTACAGTTCACCATATGATAAAACGCATGATATTTCTATAAATGCAAGTTATGAATTATCTAAAAAATGGACATTCAACGCAAATTTTTTATTTCAAACTGGGCAACCGACAAACTATCCTGTGGGGCAATATGAAGTACAAGGTTTAAATGTTCCTGTTTTTGACGATAACAGAAGAAATGCTGATAGATTGCCAGCCTATCATAGATTAGATATTTCTGCAACTTTAACTCCAGACAAGAACAAAAAAAGAAAATTGCAAGGAGAATGGGTTTTTGGAATTTATAATTTATATGGAAGACAAAATGCGGCATCTATCAACTTTAGACAGAATAGAGAAACTTTTAGAAACGAAGCAGTTCAGACTTCAATATTTGGTTTGGTACCCTCTGTTACTTATAATTTTAAATTTTAA
- a CDS encoding DUF4249 family protein, whose translation MMRKIYILPVLFILFFTNCEKVVTIDVPSIEPKLIIDAAFEVYFDESPVSANTVVKLKLSADYFEDVIPVVADATVFLTDLSNLSIINFSDLDADGSYEPETAFIPANNVAYELTVIHNNETYKGKASKIKSAPLLSAVQGDETLFSGEETEVRIDFTDSDFEDNYYLFDFTNNLFTSIEDRFFNGADYNFSFFYSEEDIELPTTVNIKMSGVSKEYFTYFRVLVNQSGQNSGGPFQTVPSSLLGNMINMTAEENFPLGYFHISETDSFSLDLVEKD comes from the coding sequence ATGATGAGAAAGATATATATACTCCCTGTTTTATTCATATTGTTTTTTACTAATTGTGAAAAAGTTGTTACTATTGATGTTCCTTCTATTGAACCAAAATTAATTATTGATGCCGCTTTTGAAGTTTATTTTGACGAAAGCCCGGTTAGCGCAAATACAGTTGTAAAATTAAAATTATCAGCTGACTATTTTGAAGACGTAATCCCTGTAGTTGCGGATGCTACTGTATTTCTTACAGACTTATCAAACCTTAGTATTATAAATTTTTCTGACCTAGATGCAGATGGAAGTTATGAACCTGAAACTGCTTTTATTCCTGCTAATAATGTTGCCTATGAATTAACAGTAATTCACAACAATGAAACGTATAAAGGAAAGGCTAGTAAAATAAAATCTGCGCCATTATTAAGTGCTGTTCAAGGTGATGAGACTTTATTCTCTGGAGAAGAAACAGAGGTAAGAATCGATTTTACAGATTCGGATTTTGAAGATAACTATTACTTATTTGATTTTACCAATAATTTATTTACTTCTATAGAGGATCGCTTTTTTAATGGGGCTGATTATAATTTTTCTTTCTTTTACAGTGAAGAAGATATCGAATTGCCAACAACGGTAAATATAAAAATGTCTGGAGTTTCAAAAGAGTATTTCACTTATTTTAGAGTTTTGGTAAATCAAAGTGGACAAAATTCAGGAGGTCCTTTTCAAACTGTTCCTTCTTCTTTATTAGGGAATATGATCAATATGACTGCTGAAGAAAATTTCCCTTTAGGATATTTTCATATTTCAGAAACAGACTCTTTTTCATTAGATTTGGTAGAAAAAGATTAA
- the murQ gene encoding N-acetylmuramic acid 6-phosphate etherase: protein MTFTKTTEQDSKYNHLEKMTVSQLLTNINNEDKTVPLAVEQALPQIEKLTQQIVEKLKTGGRLFYIGAGTSGRLGILDASECPPTFGVPHELVVGLIAGGDYAIRKAVEFAEDATNQGWLDLQEHAISHKDIVVGIAASGTTPYVISTLEKCNENNIITGSISCNKNSPLSSTAQFPIEVVVGPEFVTGSSRMKAGTAQKLVLNMLSTATMIQLGKVKGNKMVDMQLSNNKLVDRGEKMLVAALNIDQTTASTLLQKFGSVRNAIQNYKP from the coding sequence ATGACTTTTACAAAAACTACAGAACAAGATTCTAAATACAATCATCTAGAAAAAATGACTGTGTCTCAATTATTAACCAATATTAATAACGAAGACAAGACAGTTCCTTTAGCGGTAGAACAAGCACTGCCTCAAATAGAAAAATTAACCCAACAAATTGTTGAAAAATTAAAAACAGGGGGAAGACTTTTTTATATTGGTGCAGGAACTTCTGGAAGATTAGGTATTTTAGATGCCTCGGAATGCCCACCAACTTTTGGGGTTCCTCATGAATTGGTTGTAGGTTTAATAGCAGGTGGAGATTATGCGATTAGAAAAGCCGTTGAATTTGCTGAGGATGCTACAAATCAAGGCTGGTTAGATTTACAAGAACATGCTATTTCTCATAAAGATATTGTTGTTGGCATTGCTGCTTCAGGAACAACACCCTATGTTATTTCAACTTTAGAAAAATGTAACGAAAACAACATTATTACAGGTAGCATTTCTTGTAATAAAAATAGTCCTTTATCTAGCACAGCTCAATTTCCTATTGAAGTAGTTGTAGGACCAGAATTTGTAACAGGAAGCTCTAGAATGAAAGCAGGAACAGCACAAAAACTAGTTTTAAACATGCTTTCTACTGCAACCATGATTCAACTTGGAAAAGTAAAAGGAAACAAAATGGTTGACATGCAACTATCTAATAATAAATTAGTAGATAGAGGTGAAAAAATGTTGGTTGCCGCATTAAACATAGACCAAACAACAGCAAGTACCTTATTACAAAAATTTGGAAGTGTAAGAAATGCTATTCAAAATTATAAACCATGA
- a CDS encoding DUF6095 family protein yields the protein MSTDTNLLGKGLIRLGILVFLFIASPILLTMGFKAFDRFTESPKIYIAYLLILVGFAALIFTIYFAFKTFKIISNSLFNNK from the coding sequence ATGAGTACAGACACAAATTTACTAGGCAAAGGATTAATAAGATTAGGAATTTTAGTATTTCTTTTTATTGCGTCTCCTATACTTTTAACGATGGGCTTTAAAGCTTTTGATAGATTTACAGAATCTCCAAAAATTTATATTGCATACCTATTAATTTTAGTAGGATTTGCTGCTTTAATTTTCACGATTTACTTTGCATTTAAAACTTTTAAAATAATCAGTAATTCTCTTTTTAACAATAAATAA
- a CDS encoding DUF6695 family protein, producing MENAIIVILSFPDTIVRPAYREYSSRIWPKIGIGNKHAIQAGHSALLLIKKNESEIKYFDFGRYITSYGNGRVRSFETDPEIYIPLKASFKNNALTNLDDILLWLEKHPEKTHGTGRLIASVNHKINYDKAFNFIYNLIDKKEFPYGAFIKNGSNCARFVTDTIINSCTKKSIQLKLKSSHLLTPSPIGNTLKGRTSRTVYKVKNQKIKEYKNRSILKEYNATFFKKFDSELNLIGSEIPDIKTFNLINGTWLSGVGSGAWFKVEEKIDALKYRISRYTRCGEKDFEGIFLTDNPSFNLRQNHRFEHPTNCKEMYIKQNNQEFIFQQVKL from the coding sequence ATGGAAAATGCCATTATCGTTATATTATCCTTTCCTGATACTATTGTTAGGCCCGCCTATAGGGAATATTCAAGTAGAATTTGGCCAAAAATTGGCATAGGCAACAAGCATGCAATTCAAGCAGGGCATTCTGCACTATTATTGATCAAAAAAAATGAATCTGAAATTAAATATTTTGATTTTGGCCGATATATAACTTCTTATGGAAATGGCCGAGTAAGATCTTTTGAAACAGATCCCGAAATTTATATTCCTTTAAAAGCTTCCTTTAAAAATAACGCACTAACGAATCTAGATGACATTTTGTTGTGGTTGGAAAAACATCCTGAAAAAACACATGGAACAGGAAGGTTAATTGCAAGTGTTAATCATAAAATTAATTATGACAAAGCATTTAACTTTATTTATAATTTAATTGATAAAAAAGAATTTCCTTATGGTGCTTTTATTAAAAATGGCAGCAATTGTGCTAGGTTTGTAACCGATACAATCATAAATTCTTGCACAAAAAAAAGCATCCAACTAAAGTTAAAAAGTTCTCACTTATTAACTCCTAGTCCTATTGGAAACACATTAAAAGGAAGAACAAGTAGAACAGTCTATAAGGTAAAAAACCAAAAGATTAAAGAATATAAAAACCGGTCTATTTTAAAAGAATACAATGCTACTTTCTTTAAAAAATTTGATTCTGAGCTTAATTTAATTGGTTCTGAAATACCCGATATAAAAACATTTAATTTAATAAATGGCACCTGGTTATCTGGAGTTGGCAGTGGAGCTTGGTTTAAGGTTGAAGAAAAAATAGATGCTCTAAAGTACAGAATTTCTAGATATACAAGATGCGGTGAAAAAGACTTTGAGGGTATTTTTTTAACTGATAACCCTTCTTTCAATTTAAGACAAAATCATAGATTTGAGCACCCAACCAATTGCAAAGAAATGTATATAAAACAAAATAATCAGGAATTTATTTTTCAGCAGGTAAAACTATAA